TTTCGCGCCAGGTCACCCGCGAAGAGAACTATGCCCTGCGCGCACGCCGCGGCAACCGTGACGAGATCGGCAGCCTGGCCGATGCCTTCAACACCATGCTGGTGCGCATCGAAGCCCGTGAGCAGCAGCTCAAACGTGCCCGTGATGACGCCCAGGAAGCCTTCGACCAGGCTCAGCACCTGGCCGAGGAAACCCGCCACTCCAACCGCAAGCTGGAGCTGGAAGTGCAGGTGCGCAGCAAGATCGAGAAGAAACTCACCGGCTTTCAGAAGTACCTCAACAGCATCATCGACTCCATGCCCTCGGCGCTGATCGCCCTCGACGAACAGCTCTACGTCACCCAGTGGAACCAAGAAGCCAGCAGCCTTTCCGGCACCCGCCTGGACGAAGCGCTGAACCAGCCGATCTTCCTCGCCTTCCCGCCGCTCAAGCCTTACCTGCCGCAGCTAAGGCGCACTGTCGAGCAGCATCAGGTGGAAAAGATCGAGCGGGTCACCTGGGGCAGCAACGAGCAGCCGCGCCACTTCGCACTGACCTTCTACCCGTTGATGGGTGGCAGCGGCCGCGGCGTAGTGATCCGAGTCGACGACATCACCCAGCGTCTGAACCTGGAAGAAATGATGGTGCAGTCGGAGAAGATGCTCTCGGTCGGCGGCCTGGCCGCCGGCATGGCACACGAGATCAACAACCCGCTGGGGGCCATCCTGCATAACGTGCAGAACATCCGCCGACGCCTGTCACCGGAGCTGGAAAAAAACCGCGAACAGGCCGAACAAGCCGGTATCTGCCTGGAAGGCATCGACCGCTACCTGCATGCCCGGGAGATCCCACGCCTGCTCGACGGCATCCAGCAGGCCGGCAGCCGCGCGGCGAAGATCGTCAGCCATATGCTCAACTTCAGCCGTCGCAGCGACCGCCAGCTCGCGCCATGCCAATTGCCGGCGCTGGTTGATCAGGCAGTCGAGATCGCCAGCAATGACTTCGACCTGACCGAGAGTTTCGACTTCAAGAGCCTGACCATCCAGCGCGAGTTCGCCACCGACCTGCCTGCCGTGCCCGCTACCGCCAACGAGCTGGAGCAGGTGCTGCTCAACCTGCTGAAAAATGCCGCCCAGGCCATCCATCAGCGCAACGACAGCACAACGCCCGGACAAATCACCCTGCGCGTGCGCCTGGCGCCGCCCTGGGCGGAGATCCAGGTGGAAGACAATGGCGTCGGCATGCCCGAATCGGTGCGCAAGCGCATCTTCGAGCCGTTCTTCACCACCAAGGAAGTCGGCCAGGGCACCGGGCTCGGGCTGTCGGTGTCATATTTCATCATCACCAACAACCACAAAGGGCAGATGGAAGTGCAGTCCACAGCCGGCCAGGGCACCTGCTTCACCCTGCGCCTACCGATGACCACCGCCACGCCTGACACAGGTCTTTGAACATGGGTTACCGTCTCTCGAAAATCTACACCCGCACCGGCGACGCCGGCGAAACCGGTCTGGCCGATGGCCGCCGCGTGACCAAGGACCACCCTCGGGTGGATGCCATGGGCGAGGTCGACACACTGAACAGCCATATCGGCCTGCTGCTGGCCGAACTGGCCGAACAGCAAGCCCAGTGCCCGAGACTGACCGAGATTATCGAGGTGCTAGCGCCCTGCCAGCACCGCCTATTTGATCTCGGCGGCGAACTGGCGATGCCCGACTACCAGGCCCTGCAGACCCCGGAAATCGAGCGATTGGAAGCAGCCATCGACCGCTGGAACGAAGAAGTCGGCCCGCTGGAGAATTTTATCCTGCCAGGCGGCTCGCGCCTGGTCGCCCAGGCCCATGTGTGCCGCAGCCTGGCTCGCAGCGCCGAGCGCCGCTGCCAGCACCTGAACGCCGTGGAGCCGCTGCGCGGCGTCGGCCTGGCCTACGTCAACCGCCTGTCCGACCTGCTGTTCGTCGCCGCGCGACTGATCGCCAAACGTCAGGGCATCGCTGAAGTGCTCTGGCAGGCGGCTGCGATACAATAGGGAACACCATCCCCGGATTGCATCCGGGCTACTGAGCCAGCCATGTAGGGTGGATGACGTTTTTTCATCCACCATTACGGGTCGGTGGATGGATAAAGCGCCATCCACCCTACGACTTCAGAGCAGACTGAGTTGGCTTTCGAATGTGCGCCGCTCGCCGCTCAGCGGGTCGATAAAGCTCAGCCCCTTGGCCAGCAGCTTGAGCGGCTTGCTGTAGTCATCCGGCGCATCGGGAGCATCGGTGACCTCGGGATAAAACGGGTCATTGAGGATCGGCGCGCCCAGTGCGGCGAGGTGCACGCGCAGCTGGTGCTTCTTGCCCGTGACCGGATACAGCCGGTACAGCCAGTACTCGCCCAAGCGCTGGGCGACCTCGATGCGGGTTTCGGTATTGGCCTCACCGGCCACTTCCTGCATGCGAAAGAACGGCTCGGCGCCTTCCAGCCGCGTCGCCCGCAGCAGCGGGAAGTCCAGCTGCGGCAAAGCCGCCGCCAGCGCCTCGTAGCACTTGTCCATCTGCCGCAGGCGAAACAGCGCCTGGTACTGACCACGGCTCTCGCGGTTAGTAGAAAACAGCACCAGGCCGGCAGTGTGCCGATCAATCCGGTGCAGCGGCACCAGGTCGGCATTGCCCAGGCGCTTGGCCAGGCGCGCCTGCAGAGTCTGCTCGACATATTCGCCGGCTGGCATCACCGGCAGAAAATGCGGTTTGTCCGCCACTAGCAGGTGCTCATCGACATGCAGCAGGGTCTCTTCGAAGGGAATCGGCGTTTCCGCCGGCACTTCGCGAAAGTAGTGCACCTTGAGTCCTTCGCGATAAGACGCCGCCATGTCGAGCGGCTGGCCCTGCGCGTTCAGCACCCGACCGCGGACGATCCGCTCCTGCCACACCGCCGGTGCTATCGCCGGAAAATGCGCGCACAGGCATTCGAACACCGTCACCCAGTTGCCACGCGGCAAATGCAGGGTGCTGGGGCGCATATTCGACGGGGAACGGGCTTCTACAGGCATGAACTCACTCAACAGCCAGGCGGTGAAAGACAGAGGATAACCCAGGCCCAGGTTAACCCGCGCCCGCTGCGGGACTCTGCAGTGACATACGGAACAGCGCCGCCAGCAGGTCGGACTGGCTGACGATACCCAGCAAGCGATGGTGCTCATCCACCACGGGCAGCCGATGCACGTCGCTATCTGTAAGCATCTGCAGCAGGTAGGTCACCGGCCAGTCGGCGCGACAGGTCGGCGCTTGCCGGCGCATGCATTGGCTGACAGTCTGGGCATCGACGTCGGCCAGCAACAGATCATGCAGGCTTAGCATGCCCTGCAATTCGCCCTGCGAGTTGAGCACCGGCATGCCGCTTAGCCGGTGCTCATGCAGGCTCAATCGCGCCTCGGCAAGGCTGGCGTGCTCCGTCAGGGTCTGCACATCGCGGGACATGATGTCGCCACAGCGCACTTCACCAAAGCGCCGCTGATAAGCCCGCGCCTCGGTTTGCAGGAGAATCTCCTCCAGGTCTTCGCGGGAAATATCCAGCAACTCGCCGCGCGCCTTGAGCACCGCATCCAGATCCGCCGGGGTGAAGCCCAGGCGATCACGGGGGATCGGGTCATGGGTCTTGTGCACGTTGCCATGCTCAAGCGGGCGGTGCGGATACTGCCGGCGCAAGGCGTTATTGAACAACAGCGCGATCAGCAGCAGGCCAATCGAGTTCAACCCCACCGGGTAGAGGGCGAAGTGGTAGCCCAGCTGGGCCACTTCCGGCCCGGCCAGCACCGCCGTCAGCGCCACCGCGCCACCCGGCGGATGCAGACAGCGCAAGGCAAACATTCCGGCAATCGCCACGCCGCCAGCCAACGCGGCCACCCACGCATCGTGACCGAGCCAGGTGGCGCAGCTCACCCCAATCAGGGCGCAGATCAGATTGCCACCGATAATCGACCAGGGCTGCGCCAGAGGGCTGGCCGGCACGGCGAACAGCAGCACGGCAGAGGCGCCCATAGGTGCGATCAGCCAAGGGCTGGCACTGCCCAACACCTCATGACAAAGCCAGCCACTGAACAGCAGCCCCAGCACCGCGCCGACACAGCTCAGCGCCCGCTCACTCAGACTGACCGTCATGGGCGCCGGCCAGAAGCCCTTCAACCACGCCTTGATGCTTTGCACCGTCAACCGCTCACCTGTAACGCACCATTTGAGGGCGCGACTATAACGCCCTTTACTCACAGGTGGCAGTTACTCCGGCCAGAATGCGCGAATCCCCGCCACGCCCTGAGCCCCCACTTGCCAGGCCCGCTCCACATCGGCCGGGGTTACCCCACCCAGCAGATAGGCCGGCTGATTAAAGCCCTGCAACAGCTCGGCGACCTGGGCCCAGCCCAGCGGCTGCGCATCAGGATGAGTCTGGGTGGCTTGCACAGGGGACAGGGTGATGAAGTCCACGCCCATCTGCGTGGCCAGTTGCAGCTCCTGCGTACTGTGGCAAGAAGCCGCCAGCCAGCGCTCTGCCGGGAATGGCCGGCCACCTGCGCTCAACTCGCGCAATTGCTGCGCCGTCAGGTGCCAGCCAGCGGCGGGAAAGTCGCCCAGCCACTCCAACGGCCCCTTGAGCATCAGCTGCGCCTTGCCGGCACAGAGGCCGAGGGCATCCACGGCAATATCGCGGTACTGCGCATCGAACATCGCCGGGGCGCGCAGCTGCAGCAAACGAATACCGCTTTTCAGCGCGGCCTGAATACCGCGCAGCAGCTCGGGCCCACTCAGCCCCTCAGGGGTAATCAGATAACGCTCGGGCAAACGCGCCGCCGCGACAATCGGCCGATTGGCGGCGGGAAACTCATAATCAGCCAACTGCCGAGGGCTGACCCAGGCCAGCGGCTGACCTTCGGCACCATGGGGCTCGCCGGTAAACGCCGAGACCTCCCAGACGTCCAGCAACACCTGCTTGTCCGGGTAATCGTGACGCACCTGAATCAGCGGCCGCGCGGCACTGGGGCGAATACCCAGTTCCTCTTCCAGCTCACGGGCCAGGGCTGCCTGCACCGTCTCGCTGGCCTCGACCTTGCCACCGGGAAACTCCCAGAGGCCGCCCTGATGCTTATCCTCGGGACGTTTGGCGAGCAGTATCTGCCCATCCACACCACGAATAACCGCGGCGGCTACATGAATACGCTTCACGCCAGATGTTCCTCCTGGGCGGCTTGGTACCAGCGCTGAAACGCCGGCCACTGATAGATCGTCTCGACATAGGCGGCAGCCTCTGCCGGCAGCGCCACCTGATAGCTGCGCAAGCGCGCCGCCACCGGAGCGAAGAAGGCATCCGCCAGACAGGCCTGACCAAACAGGAAGTCCCCGCCCTTACCAAAGCGCTGCCGGCACTCGGCCCACAGGGCGCAGATGCGCTGGATATCGGCCATGGCATCAGCCGGAATTTCAGCCAGCGCCTGATTGCGTTTGAGGTCCATCGGCAGATGACTGCGCAGCGCGACAAAACCGCTGTGCATCTCGGCACAGGCACTGCGTGCCAGCGCGCGGGCAGCCCGGGCTTGCGGCCACAGCTGGGCAGCGGGAAAGCATTCGGCCAGGTATTCGCCAATCGCCAGGGAGTCCCAGATGGCGCCGTCGTCGCTGATCAGCAACGGCACCTTGCCGGTCGGCGAGTGCTGAAAAATGAGCGCGCGGGTATCAGGCCGATTCAGGGTAATCAGCTGTTCGGCATAGGGCGCGCCGGTCAACTCCAGCGCCAGTGCCGCACGCAACGACCAGGACGAGTAGGTTTTGTCGCCAATAATCAGAGTAAGTGACATGGGCTGCGCTCGCTGCGGGAAGGTCGCATGACCTTAAAAGGCGACTTCCTCAATAGCAAATTCCCGTTGCTCATGGGGGCATGAGCAACGGGAATGCGGGTCGTCAAACAGCCGGTACGTGACGGATCAGGTGCGGTACTCGGCGTTGATCTTCACGTACTCGTGGGACAGATCGGTGGTCCAGATGTTCTCACTGCAACCACCGCGGCCCAGCTCGATGCGGATGGTGATCTCTTCCTTGGCCATCACTGCGGCGCCCTGCTCTTCGGTGTAGCTGACGGCACGGCAGCCACGGCTGGCAATGCACACGTCACCAAGGAATACGTCGATCAGGCTGACATCCAGCTGCGCCACGCCAGCGCGGCCCACGGCGGCGAGAATGCGCCCCCAGTTCGGGTCGGAAGCAAACAGCGCGGTCTTGATCAGCGGCGAATGGGCTACGGCATAACCGACGTCCAGGCACTCCTGATGGGTTGCACCGCCATTGACCTGCACGGTGACAAACTTGGTCGCGCCTTCACCGTCGCGCACGATGGCCTGAGCCACTTCCATGCACACGCTGAATACCGCTTCCTTGAGTTTGGCGAACAGGTCGCCGCTGGCCTGGCTGATTTCCGGCAAGGCGGCCTTGCCAGTGGCGATCAACATGCAGCAGTCGTTGGTCGAGGTGTCGCCGTCGATTGTGATGCGGTTAAATGACTTGTTCGCCGCATCGCGCAACAGGTCCTGCAGTACGGCCTGAGCCACCTTGGCGTCGGTGGCGATATAACCGAGCATGGTCGCCATGTTCGGCTTGATCATCCCCGCGCCCTTGCTGATGCCAGTCACCGTGACAATCACACCATCGTGAACAAACTGGCGGCTGGCCCCTTTGGGCAGGGTGTCGGTGGTCATGATGCCGGTGGCAGCCTCGGCCCAGTGGTTCTCGGACAAGTCGTCGAGAGCCGCCTGCAGCGCGCCTTCGATCTTCTCGACCGGCAGCGGCTCACCAATCACCCCGGTGGAGAACGGCAGCACAGCACCCTCATCCACACCAGCCAGCTGAGCCAAGGCAGCGCAAGTGCGCGTGGCATTCGCAAGGCCAGGCTCGCCGGTGCCGGCGTTGGCATTACCGGTATTGGTCAACAGGTAACGCACGCTGCCCAGCACACGCTTCTTGGCCAGAATCACCGGCGCGGCGCAGAACGCATTGAGGGTGAACACACCCGCTACGCTGGAGCCTTCGGCACATCGCATCACTACCACATCCTTGCGCCCTGGGCGCTTGATGCCCGCCGAAGCGATGCCCAGTTCGAAACCTGGAACCGGGTGCAGGGTAGACAACGGGCCAAGACCAACAGCCATAGAGAATGCTCCTTGAGGTGGTAGGACTGATTGCGATGGTAAAACGCCGCGAGCGGTCAGACCGTTCGCGGCGTTAATCAAGCTGGGCCAAGCATAGCCAACTTCACTGTCGGCTCAACCCGCTCTACACGGACTGTTTAACTAACCTGGCCGTGGCAGTGCTTGTACTTCTTGCCGGAACCACAGGGGCACGGCTCATTGCGGCCGATCTTCGGCTCGGTGCGCACCGGCGCCACGGCAACCGCTACATCACCCTCTTCTTCGGCGACTTGCGGCAGCAGCGCCGAGGCTTCGGCGTGCTGGAACTGCATGCGCTCGGCCAATGCTTCGGCCTCACGACGCAAACGAGCCTCTTCTTCAGCCGGGTCTTCACGGCGCACTTGCACATGCGAAAGAACGCGGATGGTGTCGCGCTTGATCGAATCCAGCAGTTCCTGGAACAGGGTGAAAGACTCGCGCTTGTATTCCTGCTTGGGGTTCTTCTGCGCATAGCCGCGCAGGTGAATACCGTGACGCAGGTGGTCCATGGTCGACAGGTGGTCTTTCCACAGGTCGTCGAGGACACGCAGGAGAATCTGCTTCTCGAAGGTGCGCAGGGCTTCGGCGCTGGCTTCGTTTTCTTTCTCGTTGTAGGCGCTGACCAGCTCTTCAAGAATGCGCGCACGCAGGGTCTCTTCGTACAACTTGTGGTCATCATCGAGCCACTGCTGAATCGGCAGACGCAGGTTGAAACCGCTGTAAAGCGCCTCTTCCAGGCCAGCGATATCCCACTGCTCAGGCAGCGACTGCGGCGCGATATGCTGGTTGATGGTGTGATCCAGCACTTCCTGACGGAACTCGGCAATGGTTTCGCCGATGTTGTCGGCCGCCAGCAGCGTGTTGCGCATGTGATAGATCACCTTGCGCTGCTCGTTAGCCACGTCGTCGAATTCCAGCAGTTGCTTACGCATGTCGAAGTTACGACCTTCAACCTTGCGCTGGGCCTTTTCGATGGCGTTGCTGACCATGCGGTGCTCGATAGCTTCACCGGACTGCATGCCTAGAGCCTTCATAAAGTTCTTTACCCGATCCGAGGCAAAGATGCGCATCAGGCTGTCTTCCAGCGACAGGTAGAAGCGGCTGGAACCTGGGTCACCCTGACGGCCGGCACGACCACGCAGCTGGTTGTCGATACGCCGCGATTCGTGACGCTCGGAGGCGATCACATGCAGGCCGCCCGACTCGATCACCTGCTGATGACGCTTCTGCCAATCGGCCTTGATCTGTGCGATCTGCTCAGGCGTGGGGTTTTCCAGGTTGGCAACTTCCACTTCCCAGTTGCCGCCCAGCAGGATGTCGGTACCACGACCGGCCATGTTGGTGGCAATGGTCAGCGCGCCCGGACGACCGGCCTGAGCAATGATTTCCGCTTCCTTCTCGTGGAACTTGGCGTTGAGCACCTTGTGCTCGATGCCTTCCTGATTGAGCAGCTTGGACATGTGCTCGGAGGTTTCGATGGTGGCCGTACCGACCAGCACCGGACGCCCCAGGGCCATGCTTTCCTTGATGTCGGTGACGATGGCGGCGTACTTCTCTTCCGCAGTCAGGTAGACCAGATCGTTGAAGTCCTTACGCGCCAAAGCACGATTGGTCGGAATCACGATCACCGCCAAGCCATAGATCTGATGGAATTCGAATGCTTCGGTATCAGCAGTACCGGTCATGCCGGACAGCTTGCTGTACAGACGGAAGTAGTTCTGGAAGGTGGTCGAGGCCAGGGTCTGGCTCTCAGCCTGGATCGGCAAACCTTCTTTGGCTTCGATGGCCTGGTGCAGGCCCTCGGACAGACGACGGCCGGGCATGGTACGGCCGGTGTGCTCGTCGATCAGCAGCACCTGGTTATTCTGCACGATGTATTCAACGTTGCGGTTGAACAGCTTGTGCGCACGCAGGCCCGAGTACACATGGGTCAGCAGGCCCAGGTTGTGCGCCGAATACAGGCTCTCACCCTCAGCCAGCAGGCCGACTTCGGTGAGCATCTCTTCAACATACTGGTGGCCCGCTTCGTTCAGCTCGACCTGACGGGCCTTCTCGTCGACCTTGTAGTGACCTTCCTGCGTGACCACGCCCTCTTCTTCCTCAACATGCAGCTTGAGGCGCGGGATCAGCTTGTTGATCTCGGTGTAGAGGCGCGAGCTGTCTTCGGCCTGGCCGGAGATGATCAGCGGGGTGCGTGCTTCGTCGATCAGAATGGAGTCAACTTCGTCGATCACGGCGAAATTCAGCTCGCGCTGGAATTTGTCTTCCAGGCTGAAGGCCATGTTGTCGCGCAGGTAATCGAAACCGAATTCGTTGTTGGTGCCGTAGGTGATATCGGCGGCGTAGGCTTCACGCTTCTCTTCGGGCGGCATAAAGGGGGTCACGATGCCCACGCTCATACCGAGGAATTCATACAGCGGACGCATCCAGTTGGCGTCGCGGCGTGCCAGGTAATCGTTGACCGTCACCACATGCACGCCCTTGCCGGACAGTGCATTGAGGTACACCGCCAGGGTCGCCACCAGGGTCTTACCCTCACCGGTGCGCATCTCGGCGATCTTGCCTTCGTGCAGGGTCATACCACCAATCAACTGCACGTCGAAGTGGCGCATGCCCATCACGCGCTTGCCGGCTTCGCGGGCTACCGCAAAGGCTTCGGCGAGCAGCTGATCAAGGGTTTCACCTTTGGCCAGACGAGCTTTGAACTCCTCCGTCTTGGCACGCAGTTGCTCATCGGAAAGGGCAAGCATCTGCTCCTCGAAGGCATTGACGGCTTGTACCGCCTTGAGCATGCGTTTGACTTCACGCTCGTTCTTGCTTCCAAAGAGTTTTTTCAACAAAGGCGCAAACATATCGACAGGATCTTCCAGGCGTATGGATTGAGGGCGGCTGAACAGCGACCCATGCAGCCTTTATGGCTGCGTGCGAAGGGGGCATTCTACCCGGAAACGCAAACGAGGAAAGCGGCGTTATTCGACGTCGTTAACCCGGGCTATATAGCTGGCTGGATTGACCACTCGGCCATCCTTGGTCACTTCGAAGTGCACATGGTAACCACTGGCGCGGCCGCTACGGCCAACCTTGGCAATCGTCTGGCCGCGCTGCACCAAGTCACCAATCTGTACCAAGTTGCTCTGATTGTGCGCATACAGCGTGGTGTAGCCATCGGCATGACTGATCTCCACGGTATGCCCATAACCCGACTTGACCCCGGAGAAGCTCACCACCCCAGCCGCAACAGCCACCACATCACTGCCCGGTTTGGCAGCAAAATCGACCCCTTTATGCTGAGTATTACGCCCGGTCAGTGGGTGCACGCGGCGACCAAATGGCGAGGACATATAGCCATGGCGCACCGGCATGCCGGAGAGGTATTCGGCTTCATTCAGCTGTCGCTCGCCGATCAGCTGCTCCAGTACTTCCAGCAACTGCTCACGACTGTCCAGGCGAAGGCTCAGGCGATCAAGCTCATCCATAAACGGCGGCGGCGCATACGCGGCATCGCCCAGGGCATCTTCAGCACCGCCCTGGCCAACATTGAGAGAGAAATCAAATTCGCTGGCATCCAGATCCGCTAGTTCGGTGAG
This DNA window, taken from Pseudomonas sp. SG20056, encodes the following:
- a CDS encoding ATP-binding protein, with translation MPLRQRLENLPVGRKLLVALLALLATVLMVANLAFISAAYWISQESVAPQALHTLGRLIASPPLSKEALSSPAAAEALLRRLDDYAPLRAAVIYDADGLNLAQLQRGTKLQLPQRVEEVAAWRHSEFRINQLVELPQATGNPGHLLLVASSELPGVFYTGTLTASLVILALSVVLWLIVSRQVRRLITRPIRRLEELSRQVTREENYALRARRGNRDEIGSLADAFNTMLVRIEAREQQLKRARDDAQEAFDQAQHLAEETRHSNRKLELEVQVRSKIEKKLTGFQKYLNSIIDSMPSALIALDEQLYVTQWNQEASSLSGTRLDEALNQPIFLAFPPLKPYLPQLRRTVEQHQVEKIERVTWGSNEQPRHFALTFYPLMGGSGRGVVIRVDDITQRLNLEEMMVQSEKMLSVGGLAAGMAHEINNPLGAILHNVQNIRRRLSPELEKNREQAEQAGICLEGIDRYLHAREIPRLLDGIQQAGSRAAKIVSHMLNFSRRSDRQLAPCQLPALVDQAVEIASNDFDLTESFDFKSLTIQREFATDLPAVPATANELEQVLLNLLKNAAQAIHQRNDSTTPGQITLRVRLAPPWAEIQVEDNGVGMPESVRKRIFEPFFTTKEVGQGTGLGLSVSYFIITNNHKGQMEVQSTAGQGTCFTLRLPMTTATPDTGL
- a CDS encoding cob(I)yrinic acid a,c-diamide adenosyltransferase, with translation MGYRLSKIYTRTGDAGETGLADGRRVTKDHPRVDAMGEVDTLNSHIGLLLAELAEQQAQCPRLTEIIEVLAPCQHRLFDLGGELAMPDYQALQTPEIERLEAAIDRWNEEVGPLENFILPGGSRLVAQAHVCRSLARSAERRCQHLNAVEPLRGVGLAYVNRLSDLLFVAARLIAKRQGIAEVLWQAAAIQ
- a CDS encoding RluA family pseudouridine synthase, coding for MPVEARSPSNMRPSTLHLPRGNWVTVFECLCAHFPAIAPAVWQERIVRGRVLNAQGQPLDMAASYREGLKVHYFREVPAETPIPFEETLLHVDEHLLVADKPHFLPVMPAGEYVEQTLQARLAKRLGNADLVPLHRIDRHTAGLVLFSTNRESRGQYQALFRLRQMDKCYEALAAALPQLDFPLLRATRLEGAEPFFRMQEVAGEANTETRIEVAQRLGEYWLYRLYPVTGKKHQLRVHLAALGAPILNDPFYPEVTDAPDAPDDYSKPLKLLAKGLSFIDPLSGERRTFESQLSLL
- a CDS encoding HPP family protein → MTVSLSERALSCVGAVLGLLFSGWLCHEVLGSASPWLIAPMGASAVLLFAVPASPLAQPWSIIGGNLICALIGVSCATWLGHDAWVAALAGGVAIAGMFALRCLHPPGGAVALTAVLAGPEVAQLGYHFALYPVGLNSIGLLLIALLFNNALRRQYPHRPLEHGNVHKTHDPIPRDRLGFTPADLDAVLKARGELLDISREDLEEILLQTEARAYQRRFGEVRCGDIMSRDVQTLTEHASLAEARLSLHEHRLSGMPVLNSQGELQGMLSLHDLLLADVDAQTVSQCMRRQAPTCRADWPVTYLLQMLTDSDVHRLPVVDEHHRLLGIVSQSDLLAALFRMSLQSPAAGAG
- a CDS encoding Nudix family hydrolase, with product MKRIHVAAAVIRGVDGQILLAKRPEDKHQGGLWEFPGGKVEASETVQAALARELEEELGIRPSAARPLIQVRHDYPDKQVLLDVWEVSAFTGEPHGAEGQPLAWVSPRQLADYEFPAANRPIVAAARLPERYLITPEGLSGPELLRGIQAALKSGIRLLQLRAPAMFDAQYRDIAVDALGLCAGKAQLMLKGPLEWLGDFPAAGWHLTAQQLRELSAGGRPFPAERWLAASCHSTQELQLATQMGVDFITLSPVQATQTHPDAQPLGWAQVAELLQGFNQPAYLLGGVTPADVERAWQVGAQGVAGIRAFWPE
- a CDS encoding glutathione S-transferase family protein; translated protein: MSLTLIIGDKTYSSWSLRAALALELTGAPYAEQLITLNRPDTRALIFQHSPTGKVPLLISDDGAIWDSLAIGEYLAECFPAAQLWPQARAARALARSACAEMHSGFVALRSHLPMDLKRNQALAEIPADAMADIQRICALWAECRQRFGKGGDFLFGQACLADAFFAPVAARLRSYQVALPAEAAAYVETIYQWPAFQRWYQAAQEEHLA
- the argJ gene encoding bifunctional glutamate N-acetyltransferase/amino-acid acetyltransferase ArgJ, whose amino-acid sequence is MAVGLGPLSTLHPVPGFELGIASAGIKRPGRKDVVVMRCAEGSSVAGVFTLNAFCAAPVILAKKRVLGSVRYLLTNTGNANAGTGEPGLANATRTCAALAQLAGVDEGAVLPFSTGVIGEPLPVEKIEGALQAALDDLSENHWAEAATGIMTTDTLPKGASRQFVHDGVIVTVTGISKGAGMIKPNMATMLGYIATDAKVAQAVLQDLLRDAANKSFNRITIDGDTSTNDCCMLIATGKAALPEISQASGDLFAKLKEAVFSVCMEVAQAIVRDGEGATKFVTVQVNGGATHQECLDVGYAVAHSPLIKTALFASDPNWGRILAAVGRAGVAQLDVSLIDVFLGDVCIASRGCRAVSYTEEQGAAVMAKEEITIRIELGRGGCSENIWTTDLSHEYVKINAEYRT
- the secA gene encoding preprotein translocase subunit SecA, translated to MFAPLLKKLFGSKNEREVKRMLKAVQAVNAFEEQMLALSDEQLRAKTEEFKARLAKGETLDQLLAEAFAVAREAGKRVMGMRHFDVQLIGGMTLHEGKIAEMRTGEGKTLVATLAVYLNALSGKGVHVVTVNDYLARRDANWMRPLYEFLGMSVGIVTPFMPPEEKREAYAADITYGTNNEFGFDYLRDNMAFSLEDKFQRELNFAVIDEVDSILIDEARTPLIISGQAEDSSRLYTEINKLIPRLKLHVEEEEGVVTQEGHYKVDEKARQVELNEAGHQYVEEMLTEVGLLAEGESLYSAHNLGLLTHVYSGLRAHKLFNRNVEYIVQNNQVLLIDEHTGRTMPGRRLSEGLHQAIEAKEGLPIQAESQTLASTTFQNYFRLYSKLSGMTGTADTEAFEFHQIYGLAVIVIPTNRALARKDFNDLVYLTAEEKYAAIVTDIKESMALGRPVLVGTATIETSEHMSKLLNQEGIEHKVLNAKFHEKEAEIIAQAGRPGALTIATNMAGRGTDILLGGNWEVEVANLENPTPEQIAQIKADWQKRHQQVIESGGLHVIASERHESRRIDNQLRGRAGRQGDPGSSRFYLSLEDSLMRIFASDRVKNFMKALGMQSGEAIEHRMVSNAIEKAQRKVEGRNFDMRKQLLEFDDVANEQRKVIYHMRNTLLAADNIGETIAEFRQEVLDHTINQHIAPQSLPEQWDIAGLEEALYSGFNLRLPIQQWLDDDHKLYEETLRARILEELVSAYNEKENEASAEALRTFEKQILLRVLDDLWKDHLSTMDHLRHGIHLRGYAQKNPKQEYKRESFTLFQELLDSIKRDTIRVLSHVQVRREDPAEEEARLRREAEALAERMQFQHAEASALLPQVAEEEGDVAVAVAPVRTEPKIGRNEPCPCGSGKKYKHCHGQVS
- a CDS encoding M23 family metallopeptidase → MHIILLSRHHGAARSLSLDLRWLLLALLLALGAALASGVAVGAWWAPATVEVHDDTQLNQAIDQQRAEVGQVRRDAQRQLDAFAVHVAELQARLTRLDALGARLTELADLDASEFDFSLNVGQGGAEDALGDAAYAPPPFMDELDRLSLRLDSREQLLEVLEQLIGERQLNEAEYLSGMPVRHGYMSSPFGRRVHPLTGRNTQHKGVDFAAKPGSDVVAVAAGVVSFSGVKSGYGHTVEISHADGYTTLYAHNQSNLVQIGDLVQRGQTIAKVGRSGRASGYHVHFEVTKDGRVVNPASYIARVNDVE